The following coding sequences lie in one Hoplias malabaricus isolate fHopMal1 chromosome 14, fHopMal1.hap1, whole genome shotgun sequence genomic window:
- the rflna gene encoding refilin-A: MVGHLHLQAMDESLKGKNREGLLDSPDSGLPPSPSPPFYSLSPEQRASSCSTPTETLTHTHCRKDSREGKLLPYLLLNTQGDTKARLYPVVYGESIEVNPRPAQELKFSSAVKYGSDRHYREQVYCPQVPTVTSYSETVVAVRDCTWRSYKTEVHLQPRHRPLQHQSTAIVFPKHMRSTYRTTLTYNPSRGPAQRWFTSTVRLQSGEDTSPCIIYTETL, from the exons ATGGTGGGGCATCTACACCTGCAGGCGATGGATGAGAGTCTGAAAGGAAAGAACCGCGAGGGGCTGCTGGACAGTCCCGACTCCGGGCTGCCGCCAAGCCCGAGCCCACCCTTCTACTCCCTGTCCCCCGAGCAGAGGGCCAGCAGCTGCTCCACTCCCACAGaaacgctcactcacacacactgcaggaagGACAGCAGAGAGGGGAAACTG CTCCCGTACCTGCTGCTGAACACTCAGGGGGACACCAAGGCTCGCTTGTACCCTGTGGTTTACGGAGAAAGCATCGAGGTCAACCCCAGACCCGCCCAGGAGTTGAA GTTCAGTTCTGCTGTGAAATACGGCTCGGACCGACACTACCGCGAGCAGGTTTACTGCCCCCAGGTTCCCACGGTGACGTCCTACAGCGAGACGGTGGTGGCGGTGCGGGACTGCACGTGGCGCAGCTACAAGACCGAGGTCCATCTCCAGCCTCGGCACAGGCCTCTGCAGCACCAGAGCACGGCCATCGTCTTCCCCAAACACATGCGCAGCACCTACCGCACCACCCTCACCTACAACCCCAGCCGAGGCCCCGCGCAGCGCTGGTTCACCTCCACGGTCCGGCTCCAGTCCGGCGAGGACACCAGCCCCTGCATCATCTACACGGAGACGCTCTGA